Proteins from a genomic interval of Syngnathus typhle isolate RoL2023-S1 ecotype Sweden linkage group LG15, RoL_Styp_1.0, whole genome shotgun sequence:
- the LOC133168178 gene encoding uncharacterized protein C11orf87 homolog, protein MTLPSCVSSPAPRRTGPSVNGTCTEQMSNAEQLSTAEQPSGAAAFPPLSSILALLVLAAALAGVMLVSVATFHFHKRRLRKRKIQRAQEEYERDSRRAAAATAAARPCVIARPARCAAHREDEEAEAVEEQQEHGGAPADC, encoded by the coding sequence ATGACGCTCCCGAGCTGCGTGTCTTCGCCGGCTCCTCGGCGCACGGGCCCGAGCGTCAACGGTACATGCACGGAGCAGATGAGCAACGCGGAGCAGCTGAGCACGGCGGAGCAGCCGAGCGGCGCCGCCGCCTTCCCCCCGCTCTCGTCTATACTGGCCCTGCTGGTGCTGGCGGCCGCGCTGGCGGGCGTCATGCTCGTCTCCGTGGCCACCTTCCACTTCCACAAGAGGAGGCTGAGGAAGCGGAAGATCCAGAGGGCGCAGGAGGAGTATGAGCGCGACAGTCGCAGGGCAGCCGCCGCGACTGCCGCCGCGCGGCCGTGTGTCATCGCGCGCCCGGCACGGTGCGCCGCGCACCGGGAGGACGAGGAGGCGGAGGCAGTAGAGGAGCAGCAGGAGCACGGCGGAGCCCCCGCCGACTGCTAA